Within the Eucalyptus grandis isolate ANBG69807.140 chromosome 1, ASM1654582v1, whole genome shotgun sequence genome, the region ACCTATCAATGAGGAGAAAATTCGCGAATCTTTGAGGTCTGTTATCTTGAATTTCTCATACTTCTTTAGTCTCTGTTTTGCTTGTTGAATTCTGATATAGCTTTATACCTGGGATCAGCGATAAGTTTCAAGATCTAGGTCGAACAAACGATGCATGCCGAGTATACTCGGAGGCCTGTTTAAAGCTGTGCAGGGAGATGAACATCAAGGCTGTTGATCTGTGGACTGCAATACAGAAGAGGGATGATTGGGCTACGGCATGCTTTACGTAAGTTTGCTTAGAAACACATGAAAAGGATTGAGAGATGAAGAAAAAGTAGGATAAACATGGTTACCTCAACCGTTCCGGTTCAAACTTCCGTATATTTATATCAAGTAAAAAGCTCAATACCATTCTAAAGTTAATCTAGACTTGTTCTAAAGAAAGGCTCTAAAGCTGTGTCGGTGCTCTTAACTGATAACACACAGAATAGCAATGGTTGCAATGGTTTTGCATTGCAGAAACCAACCACTATAATTTTAGTTTGTGAGGCAGTGTTTAATCTCTTTAGGTAACGGAAGCTCTTCATATCAGGGCTATCACTGGTATGATTTGCTTCTCAAATAATTCATCTGATTAAGTCCAAGAATTGGTTAGCTGCAACTAGTTAATATAGTGTTGAGAACACCCCTTGTTCAGATTCCACCACAGTTCAAACAAGACCTGTTCATTAGACTTTGTTACGACCTCCTAACTTGACGTAAATGATCAAACGATGTCCCCAGTGCAAGCAACAGAGCCTGAAATCAGCTcactttcaatttttcctcgATCAGTTGTGAGTGCCAAAACAGATGAGATATGTTTGTTTGATCCTAATCTAGTCAATAGATAGACAGGGTTTGTGCATGGTAGATCAGTTCGCTTTTGGCTGAAACCTATTCTCTCTGATCCTTTTTATGCAGGGACGGTATCCATTTCTCCTCAGAGGCAAGTGAGATCGTGGTGGAGGAAATACTGAGAGTTCTCAAAGAGGCTGACTGGGAACCGAGTCTTTATTGGGAGTCGATGCCTGCTGAATTCGGAGAGGATTCACCTTATTACCCGGTAGGTCCCGACGGCAAGACCACCGTGAACCTGTCAGATAGCAATCTCCTCATGAGTAACCCTGTAGTAAATACTCAAAAACGACTTCGTTTGAAGTAGAGCTCTGCTTGTCACAACAAGAGACTATCGGAGACTCTGAGAGCAGAGAGCAATTTCAACTGCTTTCAATTGGGTATTTTGTCCTCCTAATCCGTGCTCCTTCCTGGATTTGTATTCCATTGGCCGGCATAAAGAAATAAGCACAAAGAACGGAGAGAGAAACTGACGTTTGATGCCAAGCATGTCCCCATTTTACATTTGATGATCGTGGTACAGCTTTGGTATGCCTGATGCCCCCTAGTTCAGGCCACGATAAGATTTGCCTTTTTAGTTCATGAACAATGTACACGCATGGTAGCTCTCAGACAAGGCAAGCAAAACGAAAAGCCTTGGATTATTCCAGGACCAGTTAATCATTTGCTTGTGCCTTTATCCAACCTTTCGTGATGGAACAAATGACGGTTTAACGCGAGGAAAGACCGTTCGAATTTTGCAGGTCTAAAACTAGCCATTAGAGGAATGGAATGGGAAGGAACTGGCTTTGTGAATGGCCGCAGCGTTTCGCATCTGCTTCCTTGCGCCGTGCATGCTCTGCTTAATAAATTTGGACAAGTAGTGTAAAGATACCGCCGCATGATCATCTTTATcgttagaagacttacctcacctcatgAACTAGACTAGAAGAAATAAGGGATACAGTGGTCAACATTCTCCATTACATTTCCTACCGTTTGATTCCAAGAGACTGCAGAAGTTGATTCCACACCCGAACACCCTGCATCCGGTATGGAAAATTGGGCCAGTTCGTCACTAATCAATAGCTTCCATGGCACAGGTCATATGGTTTCTGTTCTTGTCCATTGAGAAAAACAAGGGATGTAAGCGAGTCAAGTACTCACAAGCTACTCGAGCTTAACTAGCAGCTTAGGGCCAACCGATTCATTTCCCATATCAGCTCTTCTGATGTGTATTAAGGCTTGAATCTTGCTCAATGCTTTTTGGGTCTACGTTGGTTGATTATTTAATCCAATCAAAGCTTGAACTCGAATTTACTTGGCTCGAATAGCTCATGAGtctaatatttttatgtttatcaTACATCATATTGCCTATACGAACGAGTAGATAAAGATCATTGGTTTTTCTATTGCGTCATATTTTCAAGCTCTaatttaatctttgtttttttttaatcataagtGTAGCGCTTATTTAGTAATCATTTTATTCTTgggaaaaatttctatttagaaattattcttttttattatgttccctaGACGATTTTGTGAACATTTGAAGATATTTGGTAATTGTTCACAATTTATATTCTCAAGAGaaaaatacatttggtaaactctcaaattcttttgtgaactataatttcttttactttttaatacttttattacatttttctctttttttccttttctttttctccttcttcctttggctggTCGTAGGCCCGCGACGAAGTCGAGCCTCATTGACCAAGCCTCCCTAGCAGCTAATTGAGGCTTGATCTTGCCTTGGCCGAGCGAGCTCAACCTTGcttagatctagcaaggccaagCCAACTCAGTAGAAGAAGAAGCCTTGGCCGAGCGAGctcagatctagcaaggccaagccaaagaagaagaagaagaagaagaagaagaagaagaaggaggaggagcgaaggaggaggaggaggaggaggaggaggaggaggaggaagaagaagaaggaggaggagaggaggaggaggaggaggaggaggagaagaaggaggaggagaagaagaaggaggaggaggaggaagaagaagaagaagaagaagaagaggaggaggaggaggaggagaggaggaggaggaggaagaagaagaagaagaagaagaagaagaaggaggaggaggaggaggaggagaggaggaggaggaggaggaagaagaagaagaagaaggaggaggaggaggaggaggaggaggaggaagaagaagaaggaggaggaggaggaggaggaggaggaggaggaggaggcggaggaggggaaggaggaggaggaggaggaggaggaggagggtaagaagaagaagttttatatttcaaagaacaaaacaaTAGAATCAAGTATTATTTGGTAAGTTAGGACACATTTCGTGATCAATTAAACggtgaaaatttatattcttttgttcccaagagtatatttggaataaaaattcgtttgataaatttttttattctcagaaatagatttggagtagaatagagaagtaaaaaaaaaggttgattctttgttctcaattccaaaatcaatcaattttttttttctctactcttcttttcttcttgttcttcttccttctctcttcttcttccaccactAGCACCGCCATCGCTGATTGCCGGTGACCAGTTGGCCGAGGTTTGGCAACCTTGCCCAGCCATTGGTGAGTCTTGCCTAAGCCTCCCTCGACCACCaacgagcctcgcctagccaggCGATGGCGAAGCTTGGCCGAGCCATGGTTGGGTGAggatgggcgaggctcgacctcacctagaTCTGACAAGGTCAAACTCACCTAGCCgttggcaaggctcgacctcaccaggCCACCGCGAGGTCAACATTGCCTAGCTAAGGCTTGGCCAAGCCTCACCTAATTTCTAACAAGGCTTGGTCGACAATGCATGGTCTCTTCGAGGGCCAGCAATACTGGTGAGGTCAACGGCCCTTGTTTGGCCGATCGTTATTTGAGAACGTTGGTGACCggtcaaagcttgaagaa harbors:
- the LOC104433142 gene encoding GDSL esterase/lipase CPRD49 isoform X1 is translated as MVGPERAQFVLFGSSIVQLSFGNGGWGASLADLYARKADIILRGYSGWNSRLALEVLEKVFPKDAATQPSLVIVYFGGNDSMRPHPSGLGPHVPLPEYIENMRKIAKYLKQSLSDCTRVIFLSAPPINEEKIRESLSDKFQDLGRTNDACRVYSEACLKLCREMNIKAVDLWTAIQKRDDWATACFTDGIHFSSEASEIVVEEILRVLKEADWEPSLYWESMPAEFGEDSPYYPVGPDGKTTVNLSDSNLLMSNPVVNTQKRLRLK
- the LOC104433142 gene encoding GDSL esterase/lipase CPRD49 isoform X2; this encodes MVGPERAQFVLFGSSIVQLSFGNGGWGASLADLYARKADIILRGYSGWNSRLALEVLEKVFPKDAATQPSLVIVYFGGNDSMRPHPSGLGPHVPLPEYIENMRKIAKYLKSLSDCTRVIFLSAPPINEEKIRESLSDKFQDLGRTNDACRVYSEACLKLCREMNIKAVDLWTAIQKRDDWATACFTDGIHFSSEASEIVVEEILRVLKEADWEPSLYWESMPAEFGEDSPYYPVGPDGKTTVNLSDSNLLMSNPVVNTQKRLRLK